In Bacillus sp. SB49, a single window of DNA contains:
- a CDS encoding zinc-binding dehydrogenase: MKALVKTELGHGHLLVQDKQEPSVGPGQVKIEVKYTGICGSDIHTYEGHYKVGVPVTLGHEFSGVVVDVGDGVTSFQEGDRVTSETTFYICGECKYCRSGDYNLCNHRKGLGTQQDGGFAKYLIAREESVHHLPDHVDFRSGAMTEPLACTYHAVAKTEITKGDVVVVIGPGPIGLFTAQVAKSRGAVVIAAGLSHDKIRLDKAQELGIDYSINIQESNLKELVEDLTGGYGADVVYECSGAVPAANMALDLLKKKGQYGQIGIFAKPEIPFNLEKIIQKEIRVVGSRSQKSADWEPSLELMNSGSVNAQSLVTHEFPITEWDQAYDVIKKGEAIKVLLTPVD; this comes from the coding sequence GTGAAAGCACTTGTGAAAACAGAACTGGGCCATGGCCACCTGCTCGTTCAGGATAAACAGGAACCGTCGGTTGGACCTGGCCAAGTGAAAATTGAAGTGAAATATACCGGAATATGCGGTTCTGATATACACACGTATGAAGGTCACTATAAAGTAGGCGTTCCAGTTACACTGGGTCATGAATTTTCCGGGGTCGTCGTTGATGTCGGTGATGGAGTGACATCATTTCAGGAGGGTGATCGAGTCACGTCAGAGACCACCTTCTATATCTGTGGGGAATGCAAATACTGCAGGAGTGGTGATTACAATCTTTGCAATCACCGAAAAGGTCTGGGGACACAGCAGGATGGAGGATTTGCCAAGTATTTAATTGCGAGGGAAGAAAGCGTCCACCATCTCCCCGACCATGTAGATTTTCGATCTGGTGCGATGACAGAACCGCTCGCCTGTACCTATCATGCCGTTGCAAAAACGGAAATCACCAAAGGGGATGTTGTGGTCGTGATCGGTCCGGGGCCAATTGGGTTGTTCACCGCCCAAGTTGCAAAGAGCCGGGGGGCCGTCGTTATAGCAGCTGGACTATCCCACGATAAGATAAGGCTTGATAAAGCACAGGAGCTGGGAATCGATTACTCGATTAATATTCAGGAGAGTAATTTGAAGGAACTGGTCGAAGATTTGACCGGTGGATATGGTGCAGACGTCGTATATGAATGCTCCGGAGCGGTGCCGGCTGCGAACATGGCATTGGATTTACTGAAGAAAAAAGGGCAGTACGGACAAATTGGAATTTTTGCGAAACCTGAGATTCCATTTAATTTGGAGAAGATCATTCAGAAGGAGATTCGTGTCGTAGGAAGCCGAAGTCAGAAGTCGGCGGATTGGGAACCTTCCCTTGAGTTGATGAACAGTGGCAGCGTAAACGCGCAGTCATTGGTGACACATGAATTCCCCATTACGGAATGGGATCAAGCATATGATGTGATAAAAAAAGGAGAAGCGATCAAGGTTCTTCTGACGCCGGTTGATTAA
- a CDS encoding galactitol-1-phosphate 5-dehydrogenase, giving the protein MKTLNLYGTQDIRYEERPAPVLNREDHVVIKVKAVGVCGSDISRYKKLGPYVEGMTFGHEFAGEVVEVGSDVNTMVPGDRVAACPTFCCGECVSCLKGDLSQCEHLTLIGARHPGAYAEYVTLPASNVLPLPEGVDYDAAAMIEPSSVVAHGFYRTSLQPGSSVAVVGCGSIGLLAIQWAKIFGAAKVIAIDIDDQKLTVAKRVGADEVVHSRNAVAHEQTADWTGGQGVDLAVECAGSPITSEQVLALPKKGGEVLYMGIPYADVELKRFYFEKIVRNELKVIGSWNAISSPFPGKEWDATLHYMQTGQLNVKPLISHRLALEEGPLLFEHLIENSSDQSFIKVLFHPDGQP; this is encoded by the coding sequence ATGAAAACCTTGAATCTTTATGGAACCCAGGATATCCGATATGAAGAGAGGCCTGCTCCAGTATTGAACAGGGAAGATCACGTCGTCATTAAAGTAAAGGCTGTAGGCGTATGCGGATCTGATATATCAAGATATAAGAAGCTGGGTCCTTATGTAGAAGGAATGACGTTCGGTCATGAGTTTGCAGGGGAAGTAGTGGAAGTGGGCAGTGATGTCAATACTATGGTTCCCGGAGACCGTGTGGCAGCTTGTCCGACTTTCTGCTGTGGGGAATGTGTCAGCTGTTTGAAGGGCGACTTGAGCCAATGCGAGCATTTGACTCTCATAGGGGCCCGGCATCCAGGAGCATATGCCGAATATGTAACACTTCCTGCTTCTAATGTCCTTCCCCTTCCTGAGGGAGTCGATTATGATGCCGCTGCAATGATTGAACCCTCATCTGTTGTGGCTCATGGTTTCTACAGAACCAGTCTTCAGCCCGGATCAAGTGTGGCTGTCGTAGGATGTGGGAGTATTGGTCTGCTTGCAATACAATGGGCGAAGATATTTGGAGCAGCTAAAGTGATTGCGATTGATATTGATGATCAGAAGCTTACCGTTGCGAAACGTGTAGGAGCGGATGAAGTAGTCCATTCAAGAAACGCGGTTGCTCACGAACAAACAGCTGATTGGACAGGCGGGCAAGGTGTCGATCTTGCTGTAGAATGTGCCGGTTCTCCAATAACTTCTGAACAGGTTCTTGCTCTTCCGAAAAAAGGAGGAGAGGTTCTCTATATGGGAATTCCCTATGCCGATGTAGAGCTGAAGCGGTTTTATTTTGAAAAGATTGTCCGGAATGAGCTGAAAGTGATCGGATCCTGGAACGCCATTTCCAGTCCTTTTCCCGGGAAAGAATGGGATGCTACCCTGCACTATATGCAGACAGGGCAGTTGAACGTTAAACCGCTTATCTCTCATCGTCTCGCACTCGAAGAAGGGCCGCTCTTATTTGAACATCTCATTGAGAATAGCAGTGATCAATCGTTTATTAAGGTGCTTTTCCATCCGGATGGGCAACCTTAA
- the cwlD gene encoding N-acetylmuramoyl-L-alanine amidase CwlD, giving the protein MIRRMKTFFWLAGIVILVCAVSYPLQEAKDAWTVWSSPLSGKVVVLDPGHGGPDGGAEGTDGTQEKEITLRLAEYVRDYLQQAGAIVYLTRYDDEDLSSEAAGSLSRRKAEDIKKRVQFVKDKDADFYLSLHLNAIPSPKWKGAQTFYNPDVSESEQLAKFIQDEIRSNIGNTTREAMGLTNIYILKHIEAPGALVEAGFLSNEQERELLKTEDYQRKVAASVYQGVLRFVTEREYPSPD; this is encoded by the coding sequence ATGATACGAAGAATGAAGACATTTTTTTGGTTGGCAGGGATCGTTATTCTTGTCTGTGCCGTTTCCTATCCGCTGCAGGAAGCGAAGGATGCTTGGACAGTCTGGTCTTCTCCACTGTCTGGCAAAGTGGTCGTCCTTGATCCGGGCCACGGGGGACCGGACGGAGGAGCAGAGGGGACAGATGGGACACAGGAAAAAGAAATTACCCTCCGGCTGGCGGAATACGTCCGTGATTATCTGCAGCAAGCAGGTGCCATCGTCTATTTGACAAGGTATGATGATGAGGATTTATCCTCAGAAGCGGCCGGAAGTTTATCGCGAAGGAAAGCGGAGGATATTAAGAAGCGGGTACAATTTGTAAAGGATAAAGATGCGGACTTTTATTTGAGCTTACATTTGAATGCTATTCCTTCCCCCAAATGGAAAGGTGCACAAACCTTCTATAATCCGGACGTTTCAGAGAGTGAACAATTAGCAAAATTTATTCAGGACGAAATCCGTTCGAATATCGGTAATACGACGAGAGAAGCTATGGGGTTAACCAACATTTACATTTTAAAGCACATAGAAGCACCGGGGGCACTGGTAGAGGCGGGCTTCTTGTCCAATGAACAAGAGCGGGAACTGTTAAAGACGGAAGACTATCAGAGAAAGGTGGCTGCATCTGTCTACCAAGGTGTGCTCCGCTTCGTGACGGAACGTGAATATCCTTCTCCTGACTGA
- a CDS encoding Mrp/NBP35 family ATP-binding protein, producing the protein MLTQEKVLEVLHSIEDPFLHKTLEETGGVEEIKIKEEKNHVSVKLLIGKTNTAEQMELQQQIVNALKKEGAATVGLRFDQLPEEVLNRFQPEAEKAKEQSLLGNDADTKFISVASGKGGVGKSTVTVNLAVALARLGKKVGIIDADIYGFSVPDMMGVEERPVVRGEKIIPVERFGVKVVSMGFFVEDNSPIIWRGPMLGKMLTSFFKEVEWGDLDYLLLDLPPGTGDVALDVHALLPSSKEIIVTTPHPTAAFVAARAGQMALKTEHEILGVVENMAYFESKETGNKEFVFGRGGGVKLAETLQTAVLGHIPLQQPYEEEDVFAPSVYQTDHPIGMIYRNMAAKVIDKY; encoded by the coding sequence TTGTTGACTCAAGAAAAAGTACTCGAAGTCCTTCACTCAATCGAAGATCCGTTTTTACATAAAACGCTGGAAGAAACCGGTGGAGTCGAAGAAATAAAAATTAAAGAAGAAAAGAACCACGTCAGCGTCAAGCTGTTAATCGGCAAGACGAATACCGCTGAACAGATGGAGCTGCAGCAGCAGATCGTCAACGCTTTGAAGAAAGAAGGCGCGGCAACTGTCGGCCTCCGATTCGATCAGCTGCCGGAAGAGGTACTGAACAGATTCCAGCCGGAAGCGGAAAAAGCAAAAGAGCAGTCCCTATTGGGAAATGATGCGGACACGAAGTTCATTTCCGTTGCCAGCGGAAAAGGCGGCGTCGGGAAATCGACAGTTACTGTCAACCTCGCTGTCGCACTGGCTCGTCTCGGGAAAAAAGTCGGGATTATCGATGCTGATATATATGGTTTCAGCGTTCCTGATATGATGGGCGTGGAAGAACGCCCGGTCGTCCGCGGGGAAAAAATCATCCCGGTTGAACGCTTCGGCGTCAAAGTCGTGTCCATGGGATTCTTCGTTGAAGATAACTCTCCGATCATCTGGCGTGGTCCGATGCTTGGTAAAATGCTTACAAGCTTCTTTAAAGAGGTGGAGTGGGGCGATCTGGATTACTTGCTTCTCGATCTTCCGCCTGGAACCGGGGATGTTGCGCTTGATGTACACGCGCTGCTTCCTTCCTCTAAGGAGATTATTGTAACGACACCGCACCCGACTGCAGCTTTCGTTGCTGCTCGTGCAGGGCAGATGGCATTGAAGACAGAGCATGAAATATTAGGAGTCGTCGAGAATATGGCGTACTTTGAAAGCAAAGAAACCGGAAATAAAGAATTCGTCTTCGGACGTGGAGGCGGGGTTAAGCTGGCAGAAACGCTGCAAACAGCTGTTCTTGGCCACATACCACTTCAACAGCCGTACGAAGAAGAAGATGTATTTGCACCTTCTGTGTACCAAACAGATCATCCAATCGGTATGATTTATCGGAATATGGCTGCTAAAGTAATCGATAAGTATTAA
- the gerD gene encoding spore germination lipoprotein GerD produces the protein MSRLRILCTVLLLSVLAACSGASGASEQADYDTTKKMMVDILKSDDGKKAMQEVLSDEKMQQSMALDSEVVSKAVQQTLVSEEGKAFWSKLFSDPKFVQEFSKVLEEQQKDLMKGLMKDPEYQKLMIELYKNPEMMDQMVTVMEGQKFREHLQKTIEETINSPVFQAKMSDTLLKAAEKMKSEESAGSSGSGSSGQEQSGQTEGEKQSEDNSQSSS, from the coding sequence ATGTCCAGACTCCGCATTTTGTGTACCGTCCTGCTTCTCTCTGTTCTGGCCGCTTGCAGCGGTGCTTCCGGAGCGAGCGAACAGGCGGATTATGACACAACCAAGAAAATGATGGTTGATATATTGAAGTCTGATGACGGTAAAAAAGCGATGCAGGAAGTACTTTCTGATGAAAAGATGCAGCAGTCTATGGCACTCGATTCGGAGGTTGTATCGAAAGCTGTTCAACAGACACTTGTTTCAGAAGAAGGAAAAGCCTTCTGGAGCAAATTGTTTTCCGACCCTAAATTCGTTCAGGAATTCAGCAAAGTCCTTGAAGAACAGCAGAAGGATTTAATGAAAGGTCTCATGAAGGACCCGGAATACCAAAAGCTGATGATCGAGCTTTATAAGAACCCTGAAATGATGGATCAAATGGTTACCGTCATGGAAGGACAGAAATTCCGTGAGCATTTGCAGAAAACAATAGAGGAAACCATCAACAGTCCGGTTTTCCAAGCGAAAATGAGCGATACGCTGTTGAAAGCTGCTGAGAAGATGAAGAGCGAAGAATCGGCCGGGTCTTCCGGATCCGGGTCTTCAGGTCAGGAGCAAAGCGGTCAAACCGAAGGCGAAAAGCAAAGTGAAGATAATTCGCAGTCCTCGTCTTAA
- a CDS encoding KinB-signaling pathway activation protein → MNSRKWVRLFFTTLMIGGGLTLLLSFLIKRESYAEVLQPFQLFELFGLLLFFSGLGFIFSVISQMGFFAYLTVNQFGKGFFRSLWVPAQVFLIAFTLFDLVYFRYQGSDSGDSIWFYIGTAAGLFTAGAIIAYIKAKETNRTAFIPGLFFMVVVTSIEWVPALNAGGKDYIWLMIFPLFVCNAYQLLLLHRLTRSTDENMS, encoded by the coding sequence GTGAATAGTCGCAAGTGGGTCCGGTTATTTTTTACGACTTTAATGATTGGTGGAGGGTTAACGCTTCTCCTTAGCTTCTTGATCAAGAGGGAATCTTATGCAGAGGTACTTCAGCCTTTTCAGCTGTTTGAGTTGTTCGGTTTGCTGTTGTTTTTCAGTGGACTCGGGTTTATATTCAGTGTTATCAGTCAAATGGGCTTCTTTGCATACTTGACGGTCAACCAATTCGGTAAAGGCTTCTTCCGTAGTTTATGGGTTCCGGCGCAAGTATTTTTGATTGCGTTTACATTATTTGACCTGGTATATTTCCGCTACCAGGGGTCGGATTCAGGTGATTCGATTTGGTTTTACATAGGAACGGCTGCAGGGTTATTTACTGCCGGAGCAATTATTGCGTATATTAAAGCAAAAGAGACAAACCGTACGGCTTTCATACCTGGTTTGTTCTTTATGGTAGTCGTGACCTCCATTGAATGGGTGCCGGCATTAAATGCAGGGGGGAAGGATTATATATGGCTTATGATTTTTCCGCTATTCGTCTGTAATGCCTATCAACTTCTGCTGTTGCACCGTTTAACACGCAGCACGGATGAGAATATGTCTTAA
- the pdaB gene encoding polysaccharide deacetylase family sporulation protein PdaB, with translation MSFYTWKAERLKRYGIVVVLALFCALLLWVGQWSQLAVFSNKGEARALTQGSEEQSHVALTFNISWGTDKVHDILEQLKAHEVQATFFLSGEWAERHPDIVAEIQEGNHEIGMMGYTYQSYVEKEPEQVTSDLQQADAVFEKLGLGEVKWIRPPHGHIDKEVLSLIEKSGMQAVQWSLNPRDWENPGTNAIIDQVLKESSKGDIILLHASDSVKQTPKALEVILPGLKQKGLKFVSITEMVSGGESETTQVE, from the coding sequence ATGAGCTTCTACACATGGAAAGCAGAACGTCTCAAACGTTATGGAATCGTTGTTGTCCTTGCTCTGTTCTGCGCCCTTCTGCTTTGGGTCGGGCAGTGGAGCCAACTTGCTGTGTTTTCCAACAAAGGGGAGGCACGAGCCTTAACTCAAGGGAGTGAAGAACAGTCCCATGTTGCTTTGACTTTCAACATCAGCTGGGGTACGGATAAAGTGCACGACATACTGGAACAATTGAAGGCGCACGAGGTACAGGCCACCTTCTTCTTAAGTGGAGAATGGGCGGAAAGGCATCCCGACATCGTTGCAGAAATCCAAGAAGGAAACCACGAAATCGGAATGATGGGCTACACCTATCAGAGTTACGTGGAAAAGGAACCTGAACAAGTAACATCCGATCTCCAACAAGCAGATGCGGTATTTGAAAAGCTTGGTTTGGGCGAAGTAAAATGGATCCGTCCCCCGCACGGCCACATAGATAAAGAAGTTCTATCTTTAATTGAGAAATCGGGAATGCAGGCCGTTCAATGGAGTCTAAACCCAAGGGATTGGGAGAACCCGGGAACGAACGCAATCATTGATCAAGTTCTAAAGGAAAGTTCTAAAGGAGATATTATCCTTCTGCACGCTTCCGATTCCGTCAAACAGACACCGAAAGCGCTGGAAGTAATACTTCCGGGGTTAAAGCAAAAGGGCCTTAAATTTGTAAGTATCACCGAAATGGTCAGCGGCGGAGAATCAGAAACGACTCAGGTGGAATAA
- the rocF gene encoding arginase, with the protein MNKQLSVIGVPMDLGQMRRGVDMGPSAIRYAGMIERLEKLNYDIKDLGDIEIPRPTYKQEVKQDNLRNLDEITEGSKRLASEVDEVIKGERFPLVLGGDHSIAMGTLAGVAKHYENLGVIWYDAHGDLNTADSSPSGNIHGMPLAVSLGIGHEKLTGIHGYEPKIKPENIVIIGARSLDEGERVLIKEKGIKVYTMHEVDRMGMTKVMEETIEYLQDHTDGVHLSLDLDGLDPNDAPGVGTPVIGGLSYRESHLAMEMLHQSSMITSAEFVEVNPILDEKNKTASVAVGLMGSLFGESLK; encoded by the coding sequence ATGAATAAACAACTTTCAGTTATTGGTGTTCCGATGGATCTTGGTCAAATGCGCAGAGGTGTGGATATGGGACCCAGCGCCATCCGATACGCAGGAATGATTGAACGGCTGGAGAAATTAAACTACGATATTAAAGATCTCGGGGACATCGAGATTCCTCGTCCGACATATAAACAAGAAGTAAAACAGGATAACTTGAGAAACTTGGATGAAATTACAGAAGGAAGTAAGCGTTTGGCTTCGGAAGTAGATGAGGTAATTAAAGGGGAGCGCTTCCCACTCGTGCTGGGTGGCGATCATAGTATAGCGATGGGCACACTGGCGGGCGTGGCAAAGCATTATGAGAACCTTGGTGTCATCTGGTACGATGCACACGGTGACCTTAATACAGCGGATAGTTCCCCATCCGGAAATATTCACGGTATGCCGCTGGCAGTGAGTCTTGGTATCGGTCATGAAAAGCTGACAGGTATCCACGGGTATGAGCCTAAGATCAAGCCGGAAAACATCGTTATCATCGGAGCTCGTTCCCTTGATGAAGGAGAGCGTGTATTAATTAAAGAAAAAGGAATCAAGGTGTACACGATGCACGAAGTGGATCGAATGGGCATGACAAAAGTGATGGAAGAAACAATAGAATACCTGCAGGATCATACGGATGGTGTCCATTTGAGTTTGGATTTGGATGGATTGGACCCAAATGATGCACCAGGTGTAGGTACTCCGGTTATCGGTGGGTTGAGCTACAGGGAGAGCCACTTAGCTATGGAAATGCTGCATCAATCGAGTATGATTACGTCTGCAGAGTTTGTGGAGGTCAACCCAATTTTAGATGAAAAAAATAAAACCGCTAGCGTAGCGGTAGGGTTGATGGGATCTCTATTTGGTGAAAGCTTAAAGTAA
- a CDS encoding aspartyl-phosphate phosphatase Spo0E family protein: MIKRLTALTEEIEACRLEMTRLARSHQLSSPEVVRVSVQLDHLLNEYELLHNKKQQPALKKASYC; this comes from the coding sequence ATGATAAAGCGTTTGACCGCTCTGACAGAGGAAATTGAAGCCTGCCGCCTGGAAATGACACGCCTTGCCCGTTCCCATCAATTAAGCTCTCCAGAGGTTGTGCGTGTCAGCGTGCAGCTCGATCATCTACTTAACGAGTATGAACTGCTCCATAATAAAAAACAGCAGCCAGCCTTAAAGAAGGCCAGCTACTGTTAA
- the sigW gene encoding RNA polymerase sigma factor SigW: METMIKQKIKQVKKGDQAAFEDIVSFYQNKVYHICLRMIGNSYEAEDLAQEAFIRAYTNIHKFDENRKFSTWLYRIATNLSIDRIRKKKPDYHLDAEVRGTDGLDMYSQLAADQALPEEEVETMELQSYIHKEILALPPKYRSVIVLRYLDEMALQEIAEVLDIPVGTVKTRVHRGREALRKKLRHV, translated from the coding sequence ATGGAAACCATGATCAAACAGAAAATAAAACAGGTGAAAAAGGGCGATCAGGCAGCTTTTGAAGATATCGTATCTTTTTACCAGAACAAAGTGTATCACATATGTCTCAGGATGATAGGGAATTCTTATGAAGCGGAAGATTTGGCACAGGAAGCATTCATACGTGCTTACACCAATATTCATAAATTTGATGAGAACCGTAAATTTTCGACATGGCTCTATCGAATTGCTACGAACTTATCCATTGACCGCATCCGTAAGAAAAAACCCGATTACCATCTCGATGCCGAAGTGAGGGGAACGGATGGACTGGATATGTACTCCCAGCTTGCCGCTGATCAGGCGCTGCCTGAAGAAGAGGTGGAGACTATGGAGCTTCAATCCTACATCCACAAAGAAATACTTGCACTGCCTCCGAAGTATAGAAGTGTCATTGTCCTGCGTTATCTTGATGAGATGGCGCTCCAGGAAATTGCAGAAGTATTGGATATTCCTGTAGGAACAGTGAAGACAAGGGTCCATCGGGGTAGAGAAGCGTTACGTAAGAAGCTTCGACATGTGTGA
- a CDS encoding anti-sigma factor family protein, producing MSCNKEAVLLMHQYLDGELNKEDERRLRDHLQGCEACQHHFHELKKTTTLIQNSTPVSAPPRFTANVMANLPKEKKRKGYLRKLQQHPILTAAAVFFLLMFSGIFTAWNQDQQVTVSKQENLEIRDQTVIVPEGVTVDGDLVVRNGDLQIDGKINGDVTIINGDILEGNPKGKVDSGLDSNNLRAYSGELTEVNQVYEWVWYHTKETVEDIFSFNSDEQ from the coding sequence ATGAGTTGTAATAAAGAAGCAGTGCTACTCATGCATCAGTATCTGGATGGAGAATTAAATAAAGAAGATGAACGACGACTGAGAGACCATCTGCAGGGCTGCGAAGCTTGTCAGCATCACTTTCATGAATTGAAGAAGACAACGACGTTGATACAGAACAGTACACCGGTTTCTGCTCCTCCAAGGTTTACTGCGAATGTCATGGCGAACCTTCCAAAAGAGAAGAAGCGGAAAGGATACTTGCGGAAACTTCAGCAGCATCCTATTTTAACGGCTGCTGCCGTGTTTTTCCTTCTGATGTTCAGCGGGATCTTTACGGCATGGAATCAGGATCAGCAAGTAACCGTGTCCAAGCAGGAGAACTTGGAGATTCGTGATCAAACCGTGATCGTACCAGAAGGAGTAACCGTAGACGGGGACCTCGTTGTGCGAAATGGAGATCTGCAGATAGATGGAAAGATTAACGGTGATGTAACAATCATCAATGGAGACATTCTCGAGGGAAATCCGAAAGGGAAAGTTGATTCCGGGTTGGATTCCAATAATCTGCGTGCGTACTCTGGAGAACTCACAGAAGTCAATCAGGTGTATGAGTGGGTTTGGTACCACACGAAAGAAACGGTGGAAGATATTTTCTCATTTAATTCTGATGAGCAGTGA
- the cdaA gene encoding diadenylate cyclase CdaA — protein sequence MLDGGLDVLDYLLITVDIALVWFVVYKLIMLIQGTKAVQLLKGIFVVLGIWLLSNLFGLTTLRWLMSQAITWGFLAIIILFQPELRRALEQLGRGSFFSRNNSEEEDAEKTLQAIIKSCNYMAKRRIGALITIERDTGMNDYVETGIRVGGHLSSELLTNIFIPNTPLHDGAVILKSNEIVAAACYLPLSESPFISKELGTRHRAAMGISEVTDALTIVVSEETGAISCTKNGELHRDLDQVKLEEILRTELDHSSPAVKSWNWRGKKNG from the coding sequence ATGCTTGATGGGGGATTAGATGTGTTAGATTACCTTCTGATTACTGTTGATATCGCCCTTGTCTGGTTTGTTGTATATAAATTAATCATGCTGATTCAGGGGACGAAGGCTGTTCAGTTGTTGAAAGGGATCTTCGTTGTCCTTGGAATCTGGTTGCTGAGTAATTTATTTGGGCTTACCACGTTAAGATGGTTGATGTCGCAGGCAATTACATGGGGATTCCTGGCTATAATCATACTGTTCCAGCCGGAATTGAGAAGAGCATTGGAGCAGCTCGGCCGCGGCAGTTTCTTCAGTCGGAATAATTCAGAAGAAGAAGACGCGGAGAAGACGCTGCAGGCGATTATCAAGTCATGTAATTACATGGCAAAACGTAGAATTGGTGCCTTGATTACTATTGAAAGAGACACGGGGATGAACGATTATGTGGAGACAGGTATTCGTGTCGGCGGCCACTTGTCGAGCGAGTTGTTAACCAACATATTTATTCCTAACACTCCGCTTCATGACGGAGCGGTCATACTTAAAAGCAATGAGATCGTTGCCGCTGCCTGTTATCTTCCATTGTCGGAGAGTCCATTCATCTCCAAAGAGCTTGGAACGAGACACCGCGCGGCGATGGGAATCTCTGAAGTGACCGATGCACTTACAATCGTCGTATCGGAAGAAACAGGGGCTATATCCTGCACCAAAAACGGTGAACTGCACCGTGACCTCGATCAGGTCAAACTGGAAGAGATATTACGAACAGAATTGGATCATTCATCCCCCGCGGTGAAAAGCTGGAACTGGAGGGGGAAAAAGAATGGATAA
- a CDS encoding CdaR family protein: MDNWLKSVWFIRIISLILAVLLWVTVNVESNMDSDSLFFNQTSSDMKVMDDVPLEIRFDSEEYVVSGLPQEVSVRVEGPAGAVAPVERQRNFTVFADLNGLGPGTHEVSLQHSGISNQLAVTLDPKMIEVTIEEKATEDYEVNVDYINEREMNPGLEIGEAEVDPAAVSITGASSVMERVASVKAIIDVGDASETIENQEAPVKVYDNQGNELNVLVEPTTVNVTVPIAKRQKEVGVNVVPEGEAPDGVVVNSVTTETETVTVSGSKEALDSMEELPDIPVDVSDITEDDTVEVEIPVPEGVTEVSPGNLEVQVDVDTSTDSGD, encoded by the coding sequence ATGGATAATTGGCTGAAAAGTGTCTGGTTTATCCGGATTATTTCGTTGATTCTGGCCGTGCTGCTTTGGGTGACAGTCAATGTCGAAAGTAACATGGATTCTGATTCTCTTTTCTTTAATCAGACATCGTCGGATATGAAAGTGATGGATGACGTACCACTGGAGATCCGGTTTGATAGTGAAGAGTATGTAGTCAGCGGCCTGCCTCAGGAAGTCTCTGTTAGGGTGGAAGGTCCTGCAGGAGCAGTTGCTCCCGTCGAAAGACAGAGGAACTTCACTGTCTTTGCAGATTTAAACGGTCTTGGTCCAGGTACGCATGAAGTTTCTCTTCAACATTCCGGTATTTCAAATCAGTTGGCTGTAACGCTGGATCCGAAGATGATAGAAGTGACCATTGAAGAGAAGGCTACCGAAGATTATGAGGTCAATGTCGATTACATTAATGAACGTGAGATGAACCCGGGCTTGGAAATTGGAGAAGCGGAAGTCGATCCTGCTGCTGTCTCCATTACCGGTGCCTCTTCCGTCATGGAAAGAGTCGCTTCCGTTAAAGCAATTATAGACGTGGGAGACGCTTCTGAGACTATTGAAAATCAGGAAGCTCCTGTTAAAGTGTATGACAACCAAGGAAATGAATTGAATGTCCTTGTCGAACCGACGACAGTTAATGTGACCGTGCCGATTGCAAAACGGCAGAAAGAGGTCGGTGTGAATGTCGTTCCAGAGGGCGAAGCGCCGGATGGTGTCGTGGTTAATTCTGTTACGACAGAGACAGAGACCGTTACCGTTTCCGGTTCAAAAGAGGCGTTGGACAGCATGGAAGAACTGCCGGACATTCCAGTGGATGTGTCTGATATTACAGAGGACGATACTGTTGAAGTAGAAATCCCGGTACCTGAAGGGGTGACAGAGGTCAGCCCCGGGAATCTGGAAGTTCAGGTGGATGTGGATACTTCAACAGACTCGGGCGACTGA